CCAAGCCCTAGAACTCGCTTTCTTAATCGCTGACATGCTTAAAAAACAGCGTGCTTAGTTAAAAAGAGATTAATCTTTTTTTAACTCTTTTTCTTTATAATTATCGTTAGCATTTTAATATTCAAAGGAGCTTGAAATGAGAATTTCTTTTTTAGCTGTAATTTTAGTGCTATTATTTGCAGCTTGTCGTGAAACCAAACAACAAATTTTACAAAACGAAGCCGATAGCACCCCTTCAGAAAAAACCATTTGGCAGCCTGAACAAAAATAAAAATTGTAAAAATACTCAAAGGCATTTTTTAAAATAAACGCAATAAAAAAGCTAGCGGATGGTAGTCTTTTGTCAAGCGATCTTAAGGGCTGTAAGGAGAAACGACTTCAAAACACTCCCTATCCCTTATAAATTTTATTATCCAACTAAATTAAAGTTTTTAAAAGTAAGAGAATGGCTAAAAAGCCCAGAATTAAAACGGGTGAAAGCTTGAGAGCCAAACTACAAACTCTCTAAAACCTTTTGAGCATGGCCTTTCGCTTTGACATTGTAGAAGCATTTTTCTAAAACGCCTTGCGTGTTGATAATGAAAGTGGAGCGGATAATCCCCAAATGCTCCTTCCCGTAAAGCATACGTTTGCCATAAGCTTTGTAAAGATTGGCGGCTTTTTTATCTTCATCGCAGAGCAAAATCACATTCAAAGAGCATTGGCTGATAAATTTTTGATGCGATTGGGCGTTATCAGGGCTTATGCCCACGACAACAGCGTTTTTCTTTTCAAATTCACTAAACAGAGCACTAAAGTCTTGCGCTTCTAAAGTGCATCCTGGGGTGTTGTCTTTAGGGTAGAAATACAGCACCACTTTTTTATGGAGCAAATCTTTTAAAGAAATTTCTACGCCATCGCTGTTTTTCAATCTAAAATCAGGGGCTAATTGCCCTACTTTTAATTTTTCCATCCTTATCCTTTAATAGAGAATGATAGCGACTTTTTGAGGCCCATGCACCCCAAAAACGGTTTTTAATTCAATATCGGCTGTCCGGCTAGGCCCGCCAATAAGGAGCATGTTTGTGGGCAATACACCGTTTTTGCTCTGGTTTTTTAAAGCTTGCATGCCTTCACTCAAATTGCGCACAATGGATTCTTTTTTCAATAAGATAATGCAATTAAGGGTGATGAGCGAAAGCAATCGCGGGCTTGCATGCGAAGAAACCGCCCCAATCATGCCCAAGCTTGAAATCCCGCAAACCCCATGCAACAAAGCCGTATCAATCTCAAACAACTCTTCACGCATCGCTTCAATTTCTTTATCATAAGGCTGTAAAATAAAATCCTTAAATGCTTCAAAATTCAAATTTAAATCTGTAGAGTGTAAGACTTTTTTGCTTTTAAAATTTTCTAAAGCCTTTAAAACCGCTTGCTCTAAATTTTCTTTAGCGCTTTCAATGACTTCAGCTTTATTCAACACTTGGAAATGTTTGTATTCTTCCACCAAGTCTTCAAATTCCACTTTAATGATATTCCTGTAAGCAGGGTTTGCTCCCTGAATGGTGTGCTTGGCTCTGGCTTCTTTAATGCGGTTTAAAATAAGCTCTTTACTCATAAATAACCCCTTCTAAGTGCTGAACTTTTGCATGCAAGCTTGTGTCCATATCGGGTAAGGTTCTCACGCTCGCCCACTCTTTGACTAAAGGCAGTATGGGGGCTAAAAGCTTGCCTAAAGGCGAGAAAAATTGAGCCATTTTCAATTGGAAACGCCACTTAGCCCCATCGCTTGCCATTTTGGCAAACATTTTCATAGAGAATTTTTCCATCCCGCTGTGTTGGGTGCTTTTAGCCCCCTTGACTACACCCCTGCCCTCGCCCACTTTATCCGATCGCAAGTCTCTAATGAGTTCTGCTAAAGGGATTTCTACAGGGCAAACTTCAGTGCAACGCCCGCAAAGACTGCATAAATTAGGGATATGCCCGTAATTATTCAGGCCAAAGAGTTGGGGGGATACCACCACGCCTATAGGGCCAGGATAAGTAGAAAGATAGGCATGCCCACCGATTTTATCATACACAGGGCAGTGGTTCAAACAAGTCCCGCAACGAATGCATGAAAGAGCGCGATAATACTTTTCATCAGCCAAAATATTAGAGCGGTTGTTGTCTAATAAAATGATGTGGGCTTCTTTAGGGCCGTCTAAATCGCCCTCTTTTCTGGGGCCTGTGATAATGTTTTGATAACAAGTGATAGGCACACCCACAGCACTTGGAGCGAGCAGATTGTTTAAAATCGCCGCATCATCAAAGCTTTCTACTAATTTTTCAATCCCGCAAATAGCAACATGCACATCGCATGCGGTGGTACTCATTCTGCCATTGCCTTCATTTTCCACTAACCAAATCGCTCCTTCATTAGCGATAGCGAAATTAACCCCACTAATCCCCATTTTAAAGCTTTCAAATTCTTTGCGCATGTGTTTTCTGGCGATCGCATTAAGCTTTTCAGGCTCTTCTTCATAAGCGGCGTTGAGTTTTTCTTCAAAAATCTTACCGATTTGCTTGCGGTTTTTATGGATAGCCGGCACGACAATATGCACAGGGTGTTCATTAATGAGTTGGATAATCAATTCGCCCAAATCCGTTTCTTGCGCTTGAATGCCCTTTTCTTTGAGATAATGGTTCAAGCCAATTTCTTCGCTCGCCATGGATTTTTGCTTTAAAATGCGCTTGATATCTTTTTCTTTAGCGAGGTTGTAAATGATTTCATTAGCTTCATCGCCGTCTTTAGCGTAATGGATTTTAAAGCCGTTTTGAGTGGCGTTTTTTTCAAACAATTCCAAATATTCATCAAGCCTGGATAAAATTTTAAGCTTGACTTCTTTGCCTAATTCCCTTAAATTTTCCCACTCGCTGTAACGATTTTTAATCAGATTCTTACGATTAGTCCTTAAGGTATCCATTGCAGAACGCAAATTTTCCCTTAATTGCTTATCGCCTAATTGGTCGGTGATGGTTTCTTCGTATTCTTGGTCGCTGTGATATTTTTCCATGATTATTCCTTAAAATAATTCTTTAATGTTAAAGCCCAAGCCTTGAGGCTAAAAAGTCATAAAAATGCATGGGTTTTGTTAAAGAGCCCATTTTTTGCATAGCGGTGCTGATATTCATCAAACACCCAGCATCCGCTGAAACAATCACATCCACTTGACGGCTTTCTATGTCTTTAATCTTTTCTTTGACCATAACCGCTGAAATTTCAGGCTCTTTGACTGAAAAAGTCCCTCCAAACCCGCAGCACTCTTCTTCTTTTTCCAATTCAATGAGTTCCACATTTTTAAGCTGTCTGATGAGATTTTTCGCTGAGTCAATCACTTTAGCCACCCTTAAGGCATGGCAGTTAGAATGCCATGTGATTTTAAGGGGTTCGCCCTTATCTTCATACTTGACTTGCAATTTTTTATCCAAAAACTCGCTTAATTCATACACCCTAGAGCAAAAATCTTTAACCATGTTGAATTCCGCATGCCCTTCAAACAATTCCAAATAATCATGCCGCATCATCCCTGTGCATGAACCGCTAGGTAAAATAATAGGGTAGTCGTTACTGGAATAAAGTTTGATATTATATAGAACGACTTTTTTTGTCTCTTCATAATACCCTGAGTTATAGCTTGGCTGACCGCAACATGTTTGGTCTTTTTTAAAAACCACTTCCAAATTTTCCTTACGGAGTAATTTGATAGCGTTAAGCGATGCGTTGCTGTATATGGCTGCTCCTAGACAAGTAGCAAAGAAATTGACTTTCAAAGAATGCTCCTTAAAATTCCAAATTAAGAGTTTCAAACATAATATAATACTCAAAATTAGTAAGATTGTAATCACAAGTTGATAAACCCACTCGCTCAAACATTGTTACTAAAATAAACCGCAAACCCGTTAAATTTGACTTAATATTAAATGCTACTTAAAATTAGTTTTTTCTTTTAAGTAAGATAAAAAAATACTTTTAATTATTCAAGGAAAATTTATGGAATTTTATCAAGTCTATGACCCATTAGGCAATATTTGGCTGAGCGCTTTAGTGGCGCTATCGCCTATTGCACTCTTTTTTATTTCTCTTATTGTCTTTAAACTTAAGGGGTATAGCGCTGGGTTTTTAAGCTTAGTGCTTTCAATCATTATTGCGTTATTTGTGTATAAAATGCCTGCTCAAATGGTGAGCACGAGTTTTTTCTATGGCTTTCTTTATGGCTTATGGCCGATCGCATGGATTGTGATCGCTGCGATTTTTCTTTACAACCTTTCAGTGAAATCCGGGTATTTTGAGATTTTAAAAGAAAGCATTTTAACCCTAACGCCGGATCACCGCATTTTAGTGATTTTGATTGGCTTTTGTTTTGGCTCGTTTTTAGAAGGAGCGATCGGTTTTGGAGGTCCGGTAGCGATCACAGCGGCGATTTTAGTCGGCCTTGGGCTAAACCCCTTATACGCTGCCGGATTGTGCCTAATCGCTAACACCGCTCCTGTAGCTTTTGGTGCGGTGGGTATTCCTATTACGGCAATGGCTAGCGTGGTGGGTATCCCTGAGTTAGAGATTTCTCAAATGGTGGGCAGGGTGTTACCCCTTTTTTCCATTGGTATTCCTTTTTTCATTGTGTTTTTAATGGATGGTTTTAGAGGGATCAGAGAGACTTTTCCTGCAGTGGTTGTTACCGGGTTTAGTTTCGCTATCGTGCAATTTTTAAGCTCTAATTATCTAGGGCCACAACTCCCGGATATTATTTCAGCTTTAGTGTCATTGATCGCTACCACTTTATTTTTAAAATTCTGGCAGCCCAAGCGCATTTTCACCAGCAATGGCAAAGAGCCCACGATTAACACAGAAAAACACCATATTTGTAAGGTGATTGTGGCGTGGATGCCTTTTGTGTTGCTCACTATTACGATTATCATATGGACGCAACCCTGGTTTAAAGCGCTCTTTAAAGAAGGTGGGGCTTTGGCGTTTTCTAGCTTTGCGTTTGAATTCAGTTCTATCAGTCAAAAGATTTTTAAAACCGTTCCCATTGTCACTGAAGCGACCAATTTTCCTGTCGTGTTCAAATTCCCTTTGATCCTAACGACAGGCACTTCCATTTTTTTAGCCGCTCTTTTAAGCGTGTTTTTGTTGCGCGTGAAAATCAGTGATGCGATAGGGGTGTTTGGGACCACTTTAAAAGAAATGCGTTTGCCGATTTTAACCATTGGCGTGGTTTTAGCGTTTGCGTATGTGGCTAATTATAGCGGCATGAGCGCTACGCTCGCTTTAGCGTTAGCGGATACCGGGCATGTTTTCACTTTCTTTTCGCCTGTTGTAGGTTGGCTTGGGGTGTTTTTAACCGGAAGCGATACGAGTTCTAATCTTTTATTTGGCTCTTTGCAAATGCTCATCGCTACACAGCTTGGCTTGCCTGAAGTGCTTTTCTTAGCGGCAAACACTTCAGGGGGTGTTGTGGGTAAAATGATAAGCCCTCAAAGCATCGCTATCGCTTGCGCGGCGGTGGGGCTAGTGGGGAAAGAGAGCGAATTGTTCAGATTTACAGTAAAATACTCTATCGCTTTGGCGATCATTATGGGGATTGTATTCACTCTTATTGCTTATGTCTTCCCCTTTATTATCCCGGTTACTCCTACTTAATCTTAATGGAGGGGGTTTAGGGGAGTAAGAGAATATTTTTAAAAGGGATTTTTTAGTGCTAGAATTTCATCAGATTTATGACCCTTTGGGTAATATTTGGTTGAGCGCTCTTGTGGCCTTATTGCCGATTTTGTTATTTTTCTTATCTTTAATAGTTTTCAAACTCAAAGGTTATACAGCGGTCTTTTTGAGCGTGGCTCTGTCAGCCATTATTGCGGTTTTAGCGTATAAAATGCCTGTTAGCATGGTAGGTTCAAGCTTTCTTTATGGCTTCCTCTATGGCTTATGGCCGATCGCTTGGATCATTATTGCGGCGATTTTTTTATACAAACTCAGCGTTAAATCCGGCTATTTTGAAATTTTAAAAGAAAGCGTCCAGTCCATCACTTTAGACCACCGCATTTTAGTGATTTTGATTGGCTTTTGTTTTGGATCGTTTTTAGAAGGAGCGATTGGTTTTGGAGG
This region of Helicobacter pylori genomic DNA includes:
- a CDS encoding peroxiredoxin, with the translated sequence MEKLKVGQLAPDFRLKNSDGVEISLKDLLHKKVVLYFYPKDNTPGCTLEAQDFSALFSEFEKKNAVVVGISPDNAQSHQKFISQCSLNVILLCDEDKKAANLYKAYGKRMLYGKEHLGIIRSTFIINTQGVLEKCFYNVKAKGHAQKVLESL
- a CDS encoding LutC/YkgG family protein translates to MSKELILNRIKEARAKHTIQGANPAYRNIIKVEFEDLVEEYKHFQVLNKAEVIESAKENLEQAVLKALENFKSKKVLHSTDLNLNFEAFKDFILQPYDKEIEAMREELFEIDTALLHGVCGISSLGMIGAVSSHASPRLLSLITLNCIILLKKESIVRNLSEGMQALKNQSKNGVLPTNMLLIGGPSRTADIELKTVFGVHGPQKVAIILY
- a CDS encoding LutB/LldF family L-lactate oxidation iron-sulfur protein, with amino-acid sequence MEKYHSDQEYEETITDQLGDKQLRENLRSAMDTLRTNRKNLIKNRYSEWENLRELGKEVKLKILSRLDEYLELFEKNATQNGFKIHYAKDGDEANEIIYNLAKEKDIKRILKQKSMASEEIGLNHYLKEKGIQAQETDLGELIIQLINEHPVHIVVPAIHKNRKQIGKIFEEKLNAAYEEEPEKLNAIARKHMRKEFESFKMGISGVNFAIANEGAIWLVENEGNGRMSTTACDVHVAICGIEKLVESFDDAAILNNLLAPSAVGVPITCYQNIITGPRKEGDLDGPKEAHIILLDNNRSNILADEKYYRALSCIRCGTCLNHCPVYDKIGGHAYLSTYPGPIGVVVSPQLFGLNNYGHIPNLCSLCGRCTEVCPVEIPLAELIRDLRSDKVGEGRGVVKGAKSTQHSGMEKFSMKMFAKMASDGAKWRFQLKMAQFFSPLGKLLAPILPLVKEWASVRTLPDMDTSLHAKVQHLEGVIYE
- a CDS encoding (Fe-S)-binding protein is translated as MKVNFFATCLGAAIYSNASLNAIKLLRKENLEVVFKKDQTCCGQPSYNSGYYEETKKVVLYNIKLYSSNDYPIILPSGSCTGMMRHDYLELFEGHAEFNMVKDFCSRVYELSEFLDKKLQVKYEDKGEPLKITWHSNCHALRVAKVIDSAKNLIRQLKNVELIELEKEEECCGFGGTFSVKEPEISAVMVKEKIKDIESRQVDVIVSADAGCLMNISTAMQKMGSLTKPMHFYDFLASRLGL
- a CDS encoding L-lactate permease, which produces MEFYQVYDPLGNIWLSALVALSPIALFFISLIVFKLKGYSAGFLSLVLSIIIALFVYKMPAQMVSTSFFYGFLYGLWPIAWIVIAAIFLYNLSVKSGYFEILKESILTLTPDHRILVILIGFCFGSFLEGAIGFGGPVAITAAILVGLGLNPLYAAGLCLIANTAPVAFGAVGIPITAMASVVGIPELEISQMVGRVLPLFSIGIPFFIVFLMDGFRGIRETFPAVVVTGFSFAIVQFLSSNYLGPQLPDIISALVSLIATTLFLKFWQPKRIFTSNGKEPTINTEKHHICKVIVAWMPFVLLTITIIIWTQPWFKALFKEGGALAFSSFAFEFSSISQKIFKTVPIVTEATNFPVVFKFPLILTTGTSIFLAALLSVFLLRVKISDAIGVFGTTLKEMRLPILTIGVVLAFAYVANYSGMSATLALALADTGHVFTFFSPVVGWLGVFLTGSDTSSNLLFGSLQMLIATQLGLPEVLFLAANTSGGVVGKMISPQSIAIACAAVGLVGKESELFRFTVKYSIALAIIMGIVFTLIAYVFPFIIPVTPT